CACTTTGGGCAAATCAAGATGTTAGCTTTGCGCCAGACTTCCTCAAAAGAACCCAGGATTTCTATCAAGCCAAGGTTAGCAATTTAAACTTTAAAGATGCCGCCGCATCTAATATTATCAATAACTGGGTAAAAGAAAATACTAACGGTAAAATTAATAAAATAGTTGAAACAATTGAACCCAATCAAGTGTTATTTCTGATTAATGCCATATATTTTAAAGGAAATTGGAGTAACGAGTTTGACAAAAAAGAAACTGCTCAATACCCTTTTTACATCACACCTGGCAGGCGAAAACAACACCCAATGATGTCGCAGAAGGGCGATTATAAATATTATGAAAATGAACAATTACAGGCAGTTAGTTTACCATACGGCAAAGATGGTAAATTCAGTTTTTATATATTCCTGCCCAAACAGAACTCTAACCTCAAAGTCTTCCATGAAAACTTGAATGTTGAAAACTGGGAAAAATGGATGACTCAGTTCAACAAACAAAAAGGGTTTATTCGTCTACCTCGTTTCAAAACAGACTATGAAGTTACACTCAATGATGCTTTAAAAAGTTTAGGCATGAAAGAGGCTTTCAGCAACAAAGCTAATTTTTCCGGTATGGGTAAGAATTTTGCCATTAGCCAAGTTAAACATAAAACTTTTGTGGAAGTAAACGAAGAAGGCACGGAAGCGGCTGCGGCTACATCAGTGGGGATGGTAGCAACATCTTTGAGACAAGAACCAGAACCATTCCGCATGATTGTTGATCGTCCCTTCTTCTGTGCCATTAGGGATAATCAGACGGGAAGTCTTTTATTTATGGGTTCGATCATTGATCCGCAATGAGGTAGGAGGCCTCCTTAAGGTGATGTCGCTTCAGAGATACTCAAAGTGTTTTTAGGGTCAGTTTTCGGGGACTCATTTGCTGTGACGGGTATAGTTATCTCCCCAGTAGCGCTGTCATTTGTCTCACTACCAAGACGCAAGGCACTTAAAGCAGTTTTAATCACAACAGCAGTAGGTACTGCCACAATGACACCCAATAGTCCGCCAATTCTCGCCCCCGTCAAGACCGAAATTAAAATCCAAACTGGATTTAAACCAGTAAAGCTACCTAAAATTCGGGGGGCAATCAAGTTTTCGAGAATTTGCTGTACAATTACTGCTGCTATCAAAACTCTCACACCCATTGAGAAATCTTGCAATGCTACCAATAATGTAGTCATGGCGATGCCTACAGAACCGCCAAAGGGGACAAGAGCCATTAGACCAATAGTTAGTCCGAATAGCAGCCCAAAGGGCACTTTCAGCCACAAAAAGGTAGGAATGAGGGCTGATGCCATACAGGTAGATAAAATCAACTGGGTGATGAAGAAATTTTGGAAGCTGAGGCGGACTGTTTTGGAGAAAGGATCGCGGAATTTATTTGGTAGCCATTCCACTAAACTTTCCCAGAGTTCACTCCCATGCTGTAAAAGATAGAAAGTCAAAACCATCGTCAAGAGAATATCTAGCAGGCTAGTGACTGTGAGTACAGCTAGATTTAAGACTTGTCCAGCGATCGCTTGCAATTGTCCTTTGACGCGATCGTTAATTTGCACTACCAGAGCATCGAGGTTAATCGGTAAGCCATAAGTCTCAGCTTTTTCGTTTAAGATCATTAACTGAGAGCGTCCAGAGTCGATTAACTCTGGCAAACGAGCCACCAGTTGTTGAGCTTGGGTAAGGGCCAGTGGGAAAAGTGTCACACCTAACGCCAATAAAATCGATAAAGCCAAGAGAAATACTAAAATAGCAACTTGCTCTCGTCTTGCACCATGATGCTCCATCCAACTCACGGGGTAGTTGAGCAGAAATGCTAGCACTGAGGCTCCGACTAAAATGACTATGAGAGAATGGAAATAATTAAAAAATACCGAAATTGCCCAACCATTGATAACCAGCAGCGGAGCAAATAGCGCGATCGCCCCGATTCGCGCTATTGGAGTGAATGTTTGCCACCAGTCGAGTAGCTTACGTGTCTGCATTTTGAGCTGATTGCGGAATAGAACTAAATGAAATTTTTCTTTACAGCTTATTATCTCTAACTATATGAGTCTTATTCATCCTTCTAGTTTAGGAGTTAGACTAACCACAATGCAGAATTTTGAATCAAAAGAGAGTGGAGAGGGGGGAGGAAGGGAGCAGGGGAGCAGGGGAGCAGGGGAGCATGAGGAGAATAATAATGTCCAATACTCAATTCCCAGTACCCAGTACCCAATGCTCAATGCCCAAGGCCCAATGTCCAAAACACAGTTGCTTTTATATTTAATTCCGATTATCGGCTTTTTTCCGTCTTTGTGGACTCTCTATCGGGGCCAGGGTAGTCGGGAACAACTTGCTATTAGTCGTCTGTCTGTTACTTTGGCACTTACTTGGCTGTTGGGTTATTTATTATTAACTACCGGAGCAGCAACTTCAGATTATTTTCCGCTACGTCTATTTATCCTGAATAGCTTTCTCACGTCGGGTTACTTTTTAGTAAGTGTCTGGTTGATTTTGCGCCTAATGCAAGGCAAATCTGGTCGTTTGCCAGGGTTTAGTAATTTAGCAGAACGAGTGCTTGGCAAGTATTTATCTTAATTTTTTCGGGTGACAAATTGTCAGTGTTTTTACTTATTTCCTAAAAATTTACAGTTGATTTATCCATATATCTAGTCAAATCCAGTTTATTATTGCCATACTTCAGTAAAACATCTCTAGATTGGCCCAAAAGAAGGATAAATGCTGCTATAAGTGTTGTGGTTGACACTACATTAAAAAAGTTAGCACTGATAATTAAGAGTTAGCTATTATGGGTTGATTTGTTTGGA
This Nostoc sp. C052 DNA region includes the following protein-coding sequences:
- a CDS encoding serpin family protein; amino-acid sequence: MNRQKFSDAKENFLQRRYGVSLGRRYALAAASVVLFSVLGCSQVDSNKNALAQSSLPQPENPLQKKTVNTDTKIVESSNKFGFKLFSEVLKNDRGEKNIFISPSSVAIALAMTYNGASGSTQQAMAKTLELQGMNLPEINSSYAAALKQLLENPDAKVQLKIANSLWANQDVSFAPDFLKRTQDFYQAKVSNLNFKDAAASNIINNWVKENTNGKINKIVETIEPNQVLFLINAIYFKGNWSNEFDKKETAQYPFYITPGRRKQHPMMSQKGDYKYYENEQLQAVSLPYGKDGKFSFYIFLPKQNSNLKVFHENLNVENWEKWMTQFNKQKGFIRLPRFKTDYEVTLNDALKSLGMKEAFSNKANFSGMGKNFAISQVKHKTFVEVNEEGTEAAAATSVGMVATSLRQEPEPFRMIVDRPFFCAIRDNQTGSLLFMGSIIDPQ
- a CDS encoding AI-2E family transporter, which produces MQTRKLLDWWQTFTPIARIGAIALFAPLLVINGWAISVFFNYFHSLIVILVGASVLAFLLNYPVSWMEHHGARREQVAILVFLLALSILLALGVTLFPLALTQAQQLVARLPELIDSGRSQLMILNEKAETYGLPINLDALVVQINDRVKGQLQAIAGQVLNLAVLTVTSLLDILLTMVLTFYLLQHGSELWESLVEWLPNKFRDPFSKTVRLSFQNFFITQLILSTCMASALIPTFLWLKVPFGLLFGLTIGLMALVPFGGSVGIAMTTLLVALQDFSMGVRVLIAAVIVQQILENLIAPRILGSFTGLNPVWILISVLTGARIGGLLGVIVAVPTAVVIKTALSALRLGSETNDSATGEITIPVTANESPKTDPKNTLSISEATSP